aacaaaaatatttatacaatataacaaaatatcaatttCTATTCATATTAGGCAATGATAGATATTGATCATAGAATGTCTATCAATGCATTAATCCAAAACTATACCAATCAAACTAAAATTCCATCCAATACACATAGTCTTAAGGTCCAATAATTTCAAAACTATAGtgataaaatgaaatttttttccCTATACTAATTAGTAAATCCCCATTTAGTTTTTAAAAGATTTACACATTTTATGTGTTGCCTTTATGCGTAATGCAACATTTTTGGTTTCAAAAAGGAGAATATAAGTGTAAAATTGACTTAATTTACAAGCTACCATTCAATTTCAACTCAAATTTGACACCTCaaccaagaagaagaagaagaagaagaagaagaagaagaagaagaagaagaagaagaaactcaaattcaaatttaatttctaattaGTCCCTGAATTCATTTTAGTCTTTTAAGTTTTCAGTTGAactaaccaaaaaaaaaaaaaagaaaaagtgaaaataaaaGGTATAAGGGTTACCTGATAACTTCGAGCACAATATTCAAAACACTAAAGTTGATCGGATCTTCAACCATTTTTTTTCCCTCAATTATGCAAATAATAATGATGAATATGACGAGATAAGAGAGTTGTGAGAACAACAAATTTTGCAGAGTTTTTGTCTTTCttgatttcatttttcttctttgaagAGGTTGAAGATGATCTTCTAGTTCTTCCTTCTCGTTTAATGGAAGAAAAGATGTATATGGAGGAAGATAcctataatttaatttaaagttcctataatttaatttaaagtttaaatatccaaaactattatttaaaaataaataaataaatataaaaaaaaatacatgtgTAATTGTGGagaaattccaaaaatataggatatatatatgaataatttaattttttttttggtttaaatctataatatatagatatattaATTACACCTACTAGTTCTATTttgtttctatatttttttgTGGTTACAATTAGGAATATTGactatttaaaataatgaaGATAGGTTTAGGTTTATTTATAATATTGTTTACTATTTTATGTTTTGACATTATAATTACTTTTTTAGGTAATTGATTTGTTTTATGAAAATGTTGATTAggtatagtaattaattaaaaccctttttcttttcattaagAACTTTAAATTAACAACCCATTCATAAACAACAATTTCTATAgaacttaattttttaaaaattcaagatCTAATCTTTCCATTGAGAGTAATATAGTTCTAACTACTTTAGAGATTAAATTTTGAggagaaaaatatatatataataagtaTTATATTGAATGCCTAATTCTAATCCTACACCTCTCCTCTTAAATGTTGGAAATTACttgtttattgatttgttgaattaaaatactatcatttttttttaattatatttgattattaaaaataattattcaaCGAAGCTGCTACAATATAAGTTATTTTCTTACATTGGATATGAATTCAAAAATTCAGAATACTTTTACAAATCTTCACCACACATATCCAACAAAAGTAAGAAATAAATCAGGTGCATTAGGACGATCTCATCGAATAATTTTGCTGAGTGTAAAAGAGATTGAtaagaaggaagaaagagagaTACTAACATCATAACAACGAACAGGATCAAGATGGCAGAAGAGAGCAATGAAATATCAACGATGGTTTCTCCGGTATGTCGAGAATTGGTGCTCAAAAATAGAATAGCAACAACTTTTTGATAAAAATTCAAGTCACTAAACCCATTGGAATCCCATTCCATTGAACAAATCAGTACAAATTGAATCAAAATGAAGCCAAAAACTGTCGCAACCAGAAGACAAGAATGAAGACTGGGAAGCAAATGAATATACCCAATCTCTTCACTATTCGTCAACAAATAATCAACTTTCAAACGATGTTCATCATTATGATCTTTACTAAACTTCCCAATAACCCAAATGCAAAACCTTAAACAAGATGAATACAAAGTGTTACCAACCAAAACTTGAGGGATTAAGATTAAAAGAAGACCTGAATTTTTATGAAACACAATCATATTTTCATTTGTTGGGACAAAACCACAACTAGCTAAAGTAGAAACACAAGTAAAGAATGAAAAAGTGACCAAATTTATACCTTTTTCATTGAGAATCTCTTTGGCAAAACttgaaataaaaagaaagtaaataaGAATCATTCCAATTCCAACAATATGAGTTATCAAAAGATAACCCAACACAACAAAACCTAAAAACTTGATTAAACTCAGACTCAAAACCCTCAAGAGTACTACTAGTTCTAATTTGGTAATTGGTTGGATGATTTTGGAGGtctcttttaaataattttctcaAATGAAGTCCAACCATTGAAGTGAAAATCTCACCTCCTATGAACATGAGGACTGTCAAAACAATGAGTTGGGAATTTGAAAAAACTTCCATTTCAATGGATGACATGCTTGAAACAGTTGAAGCTGAGACTGAAGtgtagaacaaatcaagttTTGTGGGTTGAAAAAAAGGGTATGTTTTAGGTTTTAAAATCATTAAACTTAGAAATCAAAAAGAAGAGATGAAGATGAAGTAGAAGAGTTGAATCCAAAATGGGTTAATAAAGATTTTTAGAAGGAAGAAAATTGATTTTCTTGCGTTTAATAAAAATACAGTCTTCatatttttggtaattttgaAGGCTACACCTTTGAGAAGATGAGTTTTAGGGTTATGTATAAATAGTGGACTTTTGGTAAAATGAAGTCTTTGCAAAATTATAGCTTGTGAAAGGCATTGCTTTTGATTTTTCTTGGCAATATAAGAGAGAAATCTCACATTGTTAAAGAATAGGAAAAGTCAGTGAATTCCTATTTCGATGTGGAATAGAATAATGAATTGAGTTCTTATTTCTAGAAAAAATAGGAAAGCGATggattttaaataatatataaattaaatttctcGAAGTTTCGATTTATAGTCTAATTAATATTATGGACATTtttaaacataataaaataaactaaaatatttacaacatataacaaaaattttttattttatcactCATAGAAGTATATCAGTGTttatagaatctaaaatttttctatattttataaacattttgttaaatttatcaTTTCCTTATATCTTGAAAATCAATTTACCTTCAAACAAAACATTAGGGGTTTTGGAGTTTACCAAATCAATGAGTCctatatgataaatttttaatGGAGTAATATTAAGTTGTATCATCGGCAaatattctaaaaaataaataataaaacaattattatatactaatttgtttttagaaggaaaaaaagaaaaaaaaacaattgaatcTTATGAAGTTCAAATTTCCTTTACTTTGAATATATAGATTTGAACCAAGAAGGAAcatcaaatttgaatttctaGTATTCTATTCAAATGCACAtattttaatcaattaaatcatttctttgattttattttacataaaaaaatatttatagacgAAGAGATATAAGTTTTTAACCGCATCATAAATCACAAGTACCAAATAGTGAATTGTCTTAAATTCTCGTCACCCAATGTCTAATAGAttaggcaaaaaaaaaaaaaaaatgaaagaaaaaagttgtATTGATGATTATCATAAATAGAGGTGtgttttaatttcatttttacaCATGTGGGTCAAATATAGTATTACAATTAGAGAAGCTTCCAAGCTCTTTGTCTATTCATATTAAACTTCTTTAATCGTCCAAAGATCATGACGACAATAAGAACCAGCTTTCCATTGTCGCTCCATTTTCCAGAAAACCCAAACGACATGTCGACACAATTGCTTTGAGGATGAACTTGTCTTCCACAGCTATATCCCATCGAAAACCCCACATTTCCATATGCACTGTCCAAATTTAATcaataatcaattaattagtaAGATATGATATGAAACAAAATAATATGAAAAGGgttgatgaaaataaaaatcCATTACCTGATAACTTCAAAAACAATgttgaaaatattgaaattgaGAGGATCTTGTTTGATATTATGTCTCTCAGTAATGCatatgatgaagatgaagatgatgagaTAAGAGAGTTGTGAAAACACAAAATTATCCACAAATTTTgccctttttgtttttcttcttttcttgttgCCTTCcattatttcattttcttcttctccttctccttcttctccttcttcaatTTTTATTGGCATGAAAGAAGTATAAGGTGGAAGATAcctgaaaattaaaatataaataaataaataatacaataataaaaaattccTACTTTTAATAATAGCAATAATAAATATGTATTGCATAATAGATAATAGAGATAAGTCAAACTTTTgccaataattaaaattaaattaagactTTTTTTTCTACGAGGATTTGTAGGCatcaatcataattattaaggTCATTTtttaataagtaaataaattaaagaagtcatccttaaaagaaaaaaagtttcatagctcttaattatttatttataggTACATTAGGGTGTGATCAGTCCACCTTATTAATcatttcattattataaaaccTTAATAGTCAACCcaattacttttttttcctaACTAGCACATGAAATTGAGTGTATCATTGTTGATCGTTTTAATTGTATATTTATTCTAAATAATAGTTGAAATTAAATCATGGTAAGTTTGACGTCAAAGTTGTTTCATATCTTTTGCCTGTTTAAAATTAAGTTTCTAAAGTCTATTTTTATAGTCGATAACTTTTattatttacattttagaaGTGTTTTTAATGttaaaagaaattttgaaagttaacataattaatatgttttgtttttagaaCTGGTTTAAAATtcattcttttttaataataataataataataataataataataataataataataataaaaaagatgaaTGTCATTGTAAAGAAATAGGATAAGAACaatctaaaattttcaaaaagtaaaaagtaaaaagtcgAGATGAGATTTTAAttctttagttttttaaaattaaacttataaatattattatagtTTGTTTATGTTGATTTTTAGGAGTGTTTCAAAAATTCAAAACGAaccttcttttaaaaaatattatatggAGAATATTTATGCTCAGCCATTGTTCCAAATTTCACGActttgttatctattttttatactaacattaattttaaaatccaaattaactttttaaaactaaaaaaagttgTTCTTTTTATTAGAATTTGATTAGGAATTCAACTTTTTACTTAAAAATCAAATCATTGtgtgaaattgaaaaataaatcaaCTTGAATTTCAGAGAGAAAAACCAATAGGTTAATTACTATCCGAAACCTTAAtctttagtttttgaaaattgtgaTTTTAGACTTTTCTTCTCACAATTCTTTGCTAttattttcatcttttctttcaaaGATCACTTAAAAGTTCATATAACAAAacttaaaatacaaaattaatatcttaacttcttttttttccaacatgacttcaaattttaaaaacagtcctaaaaagaatgaataaaagtattaatgctatttataaaattactttaaagtttaaataaataaataaataacaaaaagcaaactatttataaaaaaaccTATATACTAACTAAACCAAACCCAaagaaaaaagtatatattaattaatcaaGTTCAACAAGTTGTATACTAAATTGAATATATAATGtataacaaaatacaaaaatttatcaaaagagagagagaagaaattaCTAACATCATAGCAACAAAGAGAACCAATATGGCAGAAGAGAGTGTCGATAGATCAACAATTGATTCACCACTATGTCTTGAATTTACacttaaaaacaaaataccAATCAATTTCTCAACCCAATTTAATCCACTAAATCCATTATTTGATGATGATCT
The sequence above is drawn from the Cucumis melo cultivar AY chromosome 2, USDA_Cmelo_AY_1.0, whole genome shotgun sequence genome and encodes:
- the LOC103494344 gene encoding probable cation transporter HKT1;4, which produces MILIYFLFISSFAKEILNEKGINLVTFSFFTCVSTLASCGFVPTNENMIVFHKNSGLLLILIPQVLVGNTLYSSCLRFCIWVIGKFSKDHNDEHRLKVDYLLTNSEEIGYIHLLPSLHSCLLVATVFGFILIQFVLICSMEWDSNGFSDLNFYQKVVAILFLSTNSRHTGETIVDISLLSSAILILFVVMMYLPPYTSFLPLNEKEELEDHLQPLQRRKMKSRKTKTLQNLLFSQLSYLVIFIIIICIIEGKKMVEDPINFSVLNIVLEVISAYGNVGFSMGYSCKRQVHPQRDCVDKWYGFSAKWSNKAKIVLILVMIFGRLKKFNMDGGKAWKLS